The Humulus lupulus chromosome 3, drHumLupu1.1, whole genome shotgun sequence genome window below encodes:
- the LOC133821409 gene encoding ureide permease 1-like: MFAMARGVVLSLGNLSTQYAWAFVGLSVTEVITGSITVVIGTTSNYFLDNRINRAKILFPGVGCFLVAVCLASTVHSSNAADNKEKLEGFSSKEGCLGKALSLDCPYVSLLVFAFLYSHQHSTWQQMINGIH; the protein is encoded by the exons ATGTTTGCAATGGCAAGAGGGGTGGTACTTAGCCTTGGAAATCTCTCAACTCAGTATGCTTGGGCTTTTGTTGGCTTATCAGTCACAGAAGTGATCACTGGAAGCATAACAGTTGTTAtag GAACAACCTCGAATTACTTTTTAGACAATAGAATTAATAGAGCCAAGATCCTTTTCCCTGGCGTTGGCTGCTTCTTGGTTGCAGTTTGCCTTGCTTCTACTGTCCACTCATCTAATGCAGCTGATAATAAAGAAAAGCTTGAAGGTTTTTCATCTAAAGAGGG GTGTTTGGGAAAAGCACTCTCATTGGACTGTCCATATGTTTCTTTGCTGGTGTTTGCTTTTCTCTATTCTCACCAGCATTCAACTTGGCAACAAATGATCAATGGCATACATTGA